The following are encoded together in the Planctobacterium marinum genome:
- a CDS encoding TRAFs-binding domain-containing protein encodes MVTTLLILHSENDTEQATQLSAMLECKLQNAVVITELMSDSNDIQIKHADDLILLNQNLTPALARLVGERQKLPGTSTLSITGNSATSLSSSANESSFEVNESNLINWFVQSDNSNSRYDVDRLIGKWDLDLLSHLKTDIFIRDTNRTNPLAEPLRAAVAENDNAKVQSIFQSVSDINQLKLEDILDLYLSLRAFKLYEEMQLMYESLHPVLQNKDLFKEQYVFASNRLSNSARAKAALIKHLESIASPTAETKALGGRIYKDCWHLASKNKSASSAKQYLNLAIDWYQAACQLDTRDMYPAINLATLLKCRNAPGDIALMRDVLDNIRYNLRMSTTVFDQPQADSSLKRQADYWDYATVFEMYVLREHADNVSTFKAKLFSLATEQWMLATTLNNLTLIDDYSSRSSVFLTSLIEEFQQDIDAKFAQS; translated from the coding sequence ATGGTAACCACACTTCTTATATTGCATTCAGAAAATGACACTGAACAAGCAACCCAGTTGAGTGCAATGCTTGAGTGCAAACTGCAAAATGCCGTCGTTATCACTGAACTGATGTCAGACTCTAACGACATTCAGATTAAACATGCTGACGACCTGATCCTGTTAAATCAGAACCTGACTCCAGCGCTGGCCAGGCTGGTAGGTGAAAGACAAAAACTGCCGGGTACCTCTACCCTTTCAATAACAGGCAATAGCGCTACTTCTCTTAGCTCCTCGGCCAATGAATCAAGTTTTGAGGTGAATGAAAGCAATCTCATCAATTGGTTTGTGCAAAGCGACAATTCCAATAGTCGGTATGATGTCGACAGGTTAATTGGCAAATGGGACCTTGACCTGTTATCACACCTGAAAACCGATATTTTTATTCGTGACACAAACAGAACAAACCCACTGGCGGAGCCTTTGCGCGCAGCGGTTGCAGAAAACGACAACGCTAAAGTGCAATCCATTTTTCAGTCAGTTTCAGATATCAACCAGTTAAAATTAGAAGACATTCTGGATCTTTATCTTTCCCTCAGAGCCTTCAAGCTGTACGAAGAAATGCAGCTCATGTACGAAAGTTTACACCCCGTGCTGCAAAACAAAGATCTATTCAAGGAACAATACGTTTTTGCCAGTAACCGCTTAAGTAACTCTGCTCGCGCAAAAGCGGCACTGATAAAACACCTGGAGTCAATTGCGAGTCCAACAGCAGAGACGAAAGCACTGGGTGGCCGCATCTATAAAGACTGCTGGCATCTGGCATCGAAGAACAAATCCGCCAGCAGCGCAAAACAATATCTTAATCTGGCGATTGACTGGTATCAGGCAGCCTGCCAGCTAGACACCCGTGATATGTATCCAGCCATCAACCTGGCTACGTTACTTAAGTGCCGGAATGCCCCCGGAGATATCGCACTGATGCGGGATGTACTGGACAATATTCGATATAACCTCAGAATGAGCACCACGGTTTTCGACCAACCCCAAGCAGACTCCTCACTGAAGCGGCAAGCCGACTACTGGGATTACGCCACCGTTTTTGAAATGTATGTATTGCGGGAACATGCAGATAACGTCTCGACTTTTAAAGCCAAGTTATTCAGTCTCGCCACTGAACAATGGATGCTGGCTACGACATTAAATAATTTAACCTTGATTGATGATTATTCATCCCGCAGCTCTGTATTTTTAACCAGCCTGATTGAAGAATTTCAACAGGATATTGACGCCAAATTTGCCCAGAGCTAA
- a CDS encoding response regulator, producing the protein MVTFDAINIVGITAYALLAALFLWVVRLSKSQMQARYWFFASVLILLARIDLYIFSDWLPSSVVQTVYGVLLVAEKFFLILGLFYLFTGTAKPGVVRNLKIFCIVTVTGIVLLNSVLASPTAYAAWFGLSQALCLLFMSHYIKQHIPEWFDTALKFLPFLLLLYAVHWLSFPIAINVDWYLPIGYLVGNIMNAVFYLSLAYMALRQFEHRLITAEQSAKSLAEEATQASMAKSEFLANMSHEIRTPMNGILGMLEILGHSDLNAEQRSKLDLAYKSGTSLLSIINDILDFSKIEAGKLQIEKVDCSLNQLLEEVAGFMSGLAQEKGLEFLVDSTEIQVNDVVSDPTRLRQILINLVGNAIKFTTQGEVLVSASTESRDGQLFFNCSIKDTGIGIEPSKLQDMFTSFQQADTSTTRTYGGTGLGLSISKNLCELLSGSIGVSSTPGEGSCFSIVIPVAQPSQNVSEHTVLADISQLQGKHILVVDDNATNREILLHQLNLWGLNVLLADSAKAAMQVLQQHKQALELAILDMQMPQINGEQLGKAIKAREDLRHIKLLMLSSNSDPELAKRTVSGDFERFLTKPALSPVLQKALLDMLTPTTMPDTSLHQETALPRNWQSNKLLLVEDNEINQTIATEQLKELHLSCDTALNGAEALDMLLAMAETPYTHILMDCQMPVMDGYEATKRIRAGEAGEEYREIPIIAMTAHAMDGDKDKCFAVGMNDYISKPFNQETLHKALSRWLT; encoded by the coding sequence ATGGTGACATTCGACGCCATCAATATCGTTGGTATTACCGCTTATGCACTGTTAGCCGCATTGTTTTTATGGGTGGTACGCCTTTCTAAATCACAGATGCAGGCCAGGTATTGGTTTTTTGCCAGCGTACTTATTCTTTTGGCGCGCATTGATCTGTATATCTTTTCCGATTGGCTGCCATCAAGCGTTGTGCAAACAGTGTATGGTGTCCTGCTGGTAGCTGAAAAGTTCTTTTTAATTTTGGGGTTATTCTATTTGTTCACCGGTACGGCTAAACCCGGCGTTGTGCGCAATTTGAAAATTTTCTGTATCGTTACTGTAACAGGCATTGTGCTGCTTAATTCGGTGTTGGCTAGTCCCACCGCATATGCAGCCTGGTTTGGCCTGAGTCAGGCACTGTGTTTACTGTTCATGAGTCATTATATAAAACAGCACATACCAGAATGGTTTGATACGGCACTTAAGTTTTTACCTTTCTTGTTGTTGCTTTATGCCGTGCATTGGCTGTCGTTTCCCATCGCCATTAATGTTGATTGGTACCTGCCTATTGGCTACCTGGTGGGCAATATTATGAATGCCGTTTTTTATCTATCTCTGGCCTATATGGCGTTACGCCAATTCGAACACCGTTTGATTACGGCAGAACAGTCGGCAAAGTCTTTGGCTGAAGAGGCAACGCAGGCGAGCATGGCCAAAAGCGAGTTTTTAGCCAACATGAGCCATGAGATCAGAACGCCCATGAATGGCATTTTGGGCATGCTGGAGATTCTTGGCCATTCCGATTTAAATGCTGAGCAGAGAAGCAAACTAGATCTGGCCTATAAATCTGGCACCAGTTTGCTGTCTATCATCAACGATATTTTGGACTTTTCCAAAATTGAAGCGGGTAAACTGCAAATCGAAAAAGTGGATTGCAGCCTCAATCAGTTGCTGGAAGAGGTAGCCGGTTTCATGTCTGGCCTGGCACAAGAGAAAGGCCTGGAGTTTTTGGTGGATTCTACCGAGATTCAAGTCAACGATGTGGTTTCTGATCCCACCCGATTACGTCAAATCCTCATTAACCTGGTGGGCAACGCCATCAAGTTCACAACGCAAGGCGAAGTGCTGGTTTCTGCCTCTACCGAATCCAGGGATGGACAGTTGTTTTTCAATTGCAGCATCAAAGATACGGGCATCGGCATTGAGCCTTCGAAGTTACAAGATATGTTCACCTCGTTTCAACAAGCCGATACCTCCACTACACGCACCTACGGGGGCACGGGGTTGGGCCTGTCCATCTCTAAAAACTTGTGTGAATTATTAAGTGGCAGCATCGGTGTTAGCAGTACACCCGGTGAGGGAAGCTGCTTTAGCATCGTTATTCCGGTGGCACAGCCATCTCAAAACGTCAGTGAACATACTGTTTTAGCTGACATATCGCAGTTACAAGGAAAACACATTTTGGTGGTGGATGATAACGCCACCAATCGCGAAATTTTGTTGCACCAGCTCAACCTTTGGGGGCTGAATGTATTATTGGCAGATTCAGCCAAGGCTGCCATGCAAGTGCTGCAACAGCACAAACAAGCGCTGGAACTGGCGATTTTAGATATGCAAATGCCACAGATTAATGGTGAGCAATTGGGCAAAGCCATTAAGGCACGTGAGGATTTGCGTCACATTAAATTACTGATGTTGTCATCAAATTCTGATCCCGAGCTGGCAAAAAGGACGGTGAGCGGTGACTTTGAACGCTTCCTGACCAAGCCAGCTTTATCACCCGTGCTGCAAAAAGCTTTGCTGGATATGCTAACGCCGACAACAATGCCAGATACATCATTGCACCAAGAAACTGCTCTGCCGCGCAACTGGCAAAGCAATAAGCTGTTACTGGTGGAAGATAACGAGATAAACCAAACCATCGCAACCGAGCAACTCAAAGAGTTGCACTTATCTTGTGATACCGCACTCAATGGAGCTGAAGCGTTGGACATGTTGTTGGCAATGGCTGAAACACCTTACACCCATATTCTGATGGATTGCCAGATGCCAGTTATGGACGGTTATGAGGCAACCAAACGGATCCGTGCTGGCGAGGCAGGAGAGGAGTATCGGGAAATTCCCATTATTGCTATGACTGCGCACGCTATGGATGGCGATAAAGACAAGTGCTTTGCTGTGGGGATGAACGATTACATCAGCAAACCTTTTAACCAGGAAACCCTACACAAGGCGCTTTCCCGGTGGCTGACGTGA
- a CDS encoding Rap1a/Tai family immunity protein: MFFIVNTSAIAEEEKAAELYQECGEFLKSDEDSSKDTVAANACHNYLGGMLAVGTYYQLFHKVNKGFCLPKSTTKRELATAIIDYIDQNHPLNIKLMKRAIAVRALEKSFPCSGE, translated from the coding sequence TTGTTCTTTATTGTTAACACCAGCGCAATTGCTGAAGAAGAAAAAGCGGCTGAGTTGTATCAAGAATGTGGGGAATTTTTAAAATCTGATGAGGACAGTAGTAAAGATACTGTGGCGGCTAATGCATGTCATAATTATCTCGGCGGAATGCTGGCCGTTGGCACTTATTATCAATTGTTTCATAAGGTTAACAAAGGGTTTTGTTTACCCAAAAGCACAACAAAGAGAGAGTTAGCTACGGCAATCATTGACTATATTGACCAAAATCATCCACTCAATATTAAATTGATGAAACGAGCGATTGCGGTAAGAGCATTGGAGAAGTCGTTTCCCTGTTCTGGGGAATAA
- a CDS encoding winged helix-turn-helix domain-containing protein yields MSQIFLTADYRIDPVAGTVTDSEGQECKIRPRTFQLLLLLLSRPKQNFSKQDIMAQVWSDVVVGEHVVFQSIKEIRQVFEPAEVIKTVPKQGYTWIHDVQELEASSGTKSQSDTSSTGKKALVLSLSGLCLALIFALIWVTQLPQQKLSGSLVILPVNDNIKDADHHWVKLGAMDQLIQQLASGEHTGVLHTDYVLEIMERANTPLQGYSSDDIANIFTVSGASLIVETTLMGVPQDYKLLYTLFRQTSIKKGVVFAKSIPAALEKLANIIAHQSGLNINPLPADYGSGFSNEIIANALLAQENNDIESTIKLLEAVVAKEKSNLTAKRLLIEKLMQQGEIERAGELLQDAFKQLKALDKPNREQVRISFFAAVNEIQKMNISSAETLLDKTEILATDLNEWLYLGYIAETRGKVAQHLGQYQRAEQFFQQAISYHQVLHCPYGESNGLLNLSILADEQGLERKAQAFLNEALTKTRQHQLIQVEKRVQDWQRQLAAK; encoded by the coding sequence GTGAGCCAGATTTTTTTAACTGCCGATTATCGGATAGATCCTGTTGCTGGCACGGTGACAGACTCAGAAGGACAGGAGTGTAAGATCCGTCCACGCACCTTCCAGTTGTTGCTTCTTTTACTTTCCCGGCCAAAACAAAATTTCAGCAAGCAAGACATCATGGCTCAGGTATGGTCAGACGTTGTGGTGGGTGAACATGTGGTATTCCAATCCATAAAGGAAATACGACAAGTATTTGAGCCTGCGGAAGTGATTAAAACCGTACCGAAACAAGGTTACACCTGGATTCACGATGTGCAGGAGCTAGAAGCCTCATCTGGTACAAAATCACAAAGCGATACATCTAGCACGGGTAAAAAGGCGCTGGTGCTGTCACTAAGTGGACTCTGTTTAGCGCTGATTTTTGCTCTGATTTGGGTGACCCAACTACCCCAGCAAAAACTCTCGGGATCATTGGTGATATTGCCTGTGAATGACAACATCAAAGATGCCGATCATCACTGGGTAAAACTTGGCGCAATGGACCAACTCATTCAGCAACTGGCCTCGGGTGAGCATACTGGCGTTCTACATACAGATTACGTGCTGGAAATCATGGAGCGCGCCAATACGCCACTGCAAGGTTATAGTTCTGATGATATTGCCAACATATTTACCGTATCTGGTGCCAGCCTTATAGTGGAAACCACACTTATGGGTGTGCCGCAAGACTATAAGTTGCTCTATACCCTGTTTCGCCAAACCAGCATTAAAAAGGGGGTGGTGTTCGCCAAGTCAATTCCTGCTGCACTAGAAAAACTCGCGAACATCATCGCGCATCAAAGTGGTTTGAATATCAATCCCTTGCCCGCTGATTATGGGTCAGGATTCTCCAATGAGATAATCGCCAACGCCCTGTTGGCTCAGGAAAACAACGATATCGAGAGTACGATTAAACTCCTGGAAGCCGTGGTTGCCAAGGAAAAGTCTAACCTCACGGCCAAACGTCTTCTGATAGAGAAGTTGATGCAACAAGGCGAGATAGAACGCGCAGGTGAATTGCTGCAAGATGCTTTCAAGCAACTCAAGGCCCTAGATAAACCTAATCGAGAGCAGGTCCGCATCAGCTTTTTTGCAGCTGTCAATGAAATACAAAAGATGAACATCTCCTCTGCAGAAACACTACTGGATAAAACTGAAATCCTGGCGACAGATTTAAACGAATGGCTATACCTGGGTTACATCGCAGAAACTCGCGGCAAGGTTGCCCAACATCTGGGGCAATATCAAAGAGCTGAGCAGTTTTTTCAGCAAGCCATAAGTTATCATCAGGTGCTTCATTGCCCCTACGGTGAAAGCAACGGTTTGTTGAATTTGTCGATACTGGCGGATGAGCAAGGACTTGAGCGAAAAGCGCAAGCGTTCCTGAACGAGGCCCTTACTAAAACGAGACAACATCAACTTATCCAAGTGGAAAAGCGTGTACAGGACTGGCAACGGCAACTTGCAGCAAAATAA
- a CDS encoding CPBP family intramembrane glutamic endopeptidase, which produces MQLINRLSMSYPVFLSLILVLAFVLSAQLGALLLSNFMAETSASNISIFTRFAAASLMVVLLGRLGGLRTSGVSNPMRDWHKHWFVVSLTMLVVMALNFSIVRWSELSIAFAQIPMWALDHLAAGVFEEIMMRALVFFILARAWANKSNGLVKAAIAQAVIFGALHLLNLLNGWSMAVVMQVLYATFLGISFAGIVAFSRTVWPAVLLHAMINASGSLNRAFIVDYAEEPVSITLYLVFTSVIFIATTVPALLLLKRAADKETFGVKSSLNSLSYS; this is translated from the coding sequence ATGCAACTAATCAATCGACTTTCAATGTCCTATCCCGTTTTTTTATCTTTAATTCTGGTATTAGCATTCGTGTTGTCAGCGCAGCTCGGCGCGCTATTGCTATCCAATTTTATGGCAGAAACTTCAGCCAGTAATATCAGTATTTTTACCCGCTTTGCCGCTGCCAGTTTAATGGTTGTTTTACTGGGGCGCCTGGGGGGATTGCGGACGTCAGGTGTCAGTAACCCGATGCGCGACTGGCACAAGCACTGGTTCGTTGTTTCATTAACGATGTTGGTGGTGATGGCTTTAAACTTTTCAATCGTGCGCTGGTCGGAATTGTCGATAGCATTTGCTCAAATACCCATGTGGGCTCTGGATCATCTCGCAGCAGGAGTATTTGAAGAAATCATGATGCGTGCCTTGGTGTTTTTTATCCTCGCCAGAGCCTGGGCAAATAAAAGTAATGGCTTAGTTAAAGCGGCGATTGCGCAAGCGGTCATCTTTGGGGCATTACACTTATTAAACCTGCTCAATGGCTGGAGTATGGCGGTAGTTATGCAAGTGCTTTACGCCACCTTTCTGGGCATTTCCTTTGCAGGTATCGTCGCGTTTAGTCGCACTGTTTGGCCCGCGGTGTTATTGCACGCCATGATCAATGCTTCGGGAAGTCTGAACCGCGCTTTTATCGTTGATTATGCGGAAGAGCCGGTATCAATCACACTATATCTCGTCTTTACGTCGGTGATTTTCATTGCCACCACAGTCCCGGCTTTGCTATTGCTTAAACGCGCCGCTGACAAAGAGACTTTTGGTGTAAAAAGCAGCCTCAACTCCTTGTCTTATAGCTGA
- a CDS encoding Gfo/Idh/MocA family protein, which produces MSNKTVRWGLLGAGRITNTFAKDMPLVNNSVISAVAARSLNNAQAFAEKYAIEKAYEGYDALYADPDIDVIYISTPHTLHYEQTRKALLAGKHVLCEKPFVVSPEQGEELTQLAKQKGLFLMEAMWTWFLPAIQKAQQWVREGRIGELKEIQADFGFPIEYGPEKREWNVELAGGCTFDMGIYPVALNRLFNHDEPLNWQITGKRAENGADKTIKAILDYGDRLSILGSSFEYKLPNYAFILGTEGYVAIPDFWCASSAKLFNGDECIETFVDERKGTGFEFQIQHTVDSILAECSESQVVSHEDSLAFQRDIQRILTAF; this is translated from the coding sequence GTGAGTAATAAAACAGTACGTTGGGGTTTGCTGGGGGCGGGGCGCATAACAAATACCTTTGCTAAGGACATGCCGCTGGTAAACAACTCCGTGATTTCGGCGGTAGCTGCGAGGTCTTTGAACAATGCCCAAGCCTTTGCTGAAAAATACGCTATTGAAAAGGCATACGAAGGTTACGATGCGCTGTATGCCGACCCTGATATTGATGTTATCTATATCTCCACGCCCCATACCTTACACTATGAACAAACCCGCAAAGCGCTGCTTGCGGGTAAACACGTACTGTGTGAAAAACCTTTTGTGGTATCCCCTGAGCAGGGCGAAGAGTTGACTCAATTGGCTAAACAAAAAGGATTGTTTTTGATGGAAGCCATGTGGACCTGGTTTTTGCCAGCCATACAAAAAGCACAGCAGTGGGTGAGGGAAGGGCGCATTGGTGAGCTCAAGGAGATTCAAGCCGATTTTGGTTTTCCCATTGAATATGGACCAGAAAAACGTGAGTGGAATGTTGAGCTTGCGGGTGGATGTACCTTTGATATGGGGATTTATCCGGTGGCGTTGAATCGATTGTTTAACCACGATGAGCCACTCAATTGGCAGATAACCGGGAAACGGGCTGAAAATGGCGCAGATAAAACTATCAAAGCCATATTGGATTACGGTGACAGGCTCAGTATTTTAGGTTCTAGCTTCGAATACAAATTACCCAATTACGCGTTTATTTTGGGAACTGAGGGATATGTAGCAATACCTGATTTCTGGTGCGCATCTAGCGCAAAGCTGTTTAACGGTGATGAATGCATTGAGACCTTTGTTGATGAGCGCAAAGGTACTGGGTTTGAATTTCAAATTCAGCACACCGTGGATAGTATCCTCGCTGAATGTTCTGAGTCTCAGGTGGTATCACATGAGGATTCGTTAGCTTTTCAAAGAGACATTCAGCGTATTCTGACTGCCTTTTAA
- a CDS encoding TIGR02647 family protein gives MNQITPEMKDELELLLKFPNQSLDQGLKIHHDADPAMVDAASRLFQKGIITQADGGYLTHLGHDLQEHATTLITALKGH, from the coding sequence ATGAATCAAATAACGCCTGAAATGAAAGACGAACTGGAGTTGTTGCTCAAATTTCCAAATCAGAGCCTGGATCAGGGACTCAAAATTCATCATGATGCCGACCCGGCTATGGTGGATGCAGCGAGCCGCTTGTTTCAAAAAGGCATTATTACTCAAGCCGATGGCGGTTATCTCACTCACCTTGGGCATGATTTACAAGAACATGCCACCACGCTTATTACTGCGCTAAAAGGTCATTAA
- a CDS encoding ABC transporter ATP-binding protein, producing the protein MSVAKILSNRIELSNVSQSFLSNDKKITLFSDVNLSIQQGHSYAITGPSGSGKSSLLTLMSGLCEPTTGNCQYQDANGTIPLPQIRDKIGFIFQQFHLLPELNALNNVALPLKLRGHKGALDKARYWLEKVGLEDRMQHKPSQLSGGEQQRVAIARALVFNPEFIFADEPTGNLDPGSAAEISQLLLSSCSENGAGLVIVTHSERLATQAEFSLSLPVKPFEWHSSEVEKSHGKENQNKENHNKGSQQGERHYA; encoded by the coding sequence ATGTCTGTTGCAAAAATCCTGTCTAATCGCATTGAATTGAGCAATGTCAGTCAATCGTTTTTGAGTAACGATAAAAAAATCACCCTATTTAGCGATGTGAATTTGAGTATCCAGCAAGGGCACTCATACGCTATCACGGGTCCATCGGGCTCGGGTAAATCCAGTTTGTTGACCTTAATGTCAGGATTGTGTGAGCCCACAACAGGCAATTGTCAGTATCAGGACGCAAATGGCACCATTCCATTGCCTCAAATCCGTGACAAAATCGGCTTTATTTTTCAACAGTTCCATTTGTTACCTGAACTAAATGCCCTAAATAATGTCGCCTTACCCTTGAAACTGCGGGGCCATAAAGGCGCCTTAGACAAAGCCCGCTATTGGTTAGAAAAAGTAGGTCTGGAAGATCGGATGCAGCATAAACCCTCACAGCTGAGCGGCGGTGAACAGCAGAGAGTCGCCATTGCCAGAGCGCTGGTATTCAATCCAGAGTTTATTTTTGCCGATGAACCCACCGGCAACTTAGATCCCGGATCTGCCGCTGAAATCAGTCAGTTGTTATTATCAAGCTGCAGTGAAAACGGCGCCGGTTTGGTGATCGTTACCCACAGCGAAAGATTAGCGACGCAGGCTGAATTCAGCCTCAGCTTACCTGTTAAACCTTTTGAGTGGCATTCATCTGAGGTTGAAAAAAGTCACGGGAAGGAGAATCAAAACAAGGAAAACCATAACAAGGGAAGCCAGCAAGGGGAGAGACACTATGCTTAG
- a CDS encoding ABC transporter permease, with product MLSQVVSLAWQVYREEKRQNQQRFMRLIQVLLMTLIVTLSLVSNSIQGFLTDNLNNLLGADLVLQERRELNSDELQSLRAMSQQIVLTRSLSTTLTNNNQWQSVKLKTAAQGYPLQGELLLADDLKSKAYAHSGVPKQGEIWLDSRLLAGLSAQIGDRISIANKVLQVTRVLVHEPDRLMEGHNVQMRAMVNPMDFNVMGFAVDIIEHRYLVAADKSQIDAIINWQKSVIPAAGVHHKQGAHPLALFWKRTENFIGLASIILFFMAAIAMQQLTRVQMRKELFFTAVCQSFGANRAMSLGISMLKWSLQCLSIFPLVLLLSTLCHWLAINLLSETFPQLQWQLNIMLSFTSLIAVTAVFLVFQLPVWLALKQSAIMNLIHNKTKKLHQGTMWLCALLILSAVAIYYSDNMLLTFMVLGSMAVSIALILALSWLLLTSGEAVTRNFSGLMPFALYMMKQRLLSKCTQILGVGLCAFLLLFTLMLLRDFGSSLSSYQRQHDGNLLVSQASEAQMQDVLKWTQEQGIQVRQNKPYLHAKLIEINGLDLDEFTQTPSESLAVLKQSIRLHWTQSIPENNRIVAGQWWSADSTDWQQVSVEDEVLTDLGLNIGDRLRLVVADNAYDFTIVASHAFKPGAGSITFWVQMPQSAMAHIAAPQYHMASLELQEAQFEQLSALWQLHPSLRMVSLQELTERFDSILKMVTQVVATFASLILLLSAIVILATIHALEADERKKNGVIQSFGFARNTCLKLTLIEWIVTGSIAACGAILGTWLAGSLIYQSQFSMPWQPDISWLLLTLMAMVAFVVSLGLMASKRSLSSSVRELMLD from the coding sequence ATGCTTAGTCAGGTAGTCAGCCTCGCATGGCAGGTTTATCGCGAAGAAAAGCGTCAAAACCAGCAACGATTTATGCGCTTGATTCAGGTGTTGCTGATGACACTAATCGTCACTTTGAGTCTGGTGAGTAACTCCATTCAGGGTTTTCTTACAGACAATCTCAACAACCTGTTAGGCGCTGACTTAGTGTTGCAGGAAAGGCGAGAATTAAATTCTGATGAGTTACAAAGTCTGAGGGCAATGTCACAACAGATTGTATTAACCAGGAGCTTGTCTACTACGCTGACCAATAACAATCAGTGGCAAAGTGTTAAGCTGAAAACCGCAGCCCAGGGGTATCCACTGCAAGGTGAGCTGTTGCTGGCTGATGATTTAAAATCAAAAGCTTATGCTCATAGTGGTGTCCCGAAACAGGGCGAAATCTGGCTGGATTCCCGCTTATTGGCAGGACTATCTGCCCAAATTGGTGACAGGATTAGCATTGCCAACAAAGTACTGCAGGTAACTCGCGTACTGGTTCACGAACCCGACAGGTTAATGGAAGGGCATAATGTGCAGATGCGGGCCATGGTTAACCCCATGGATTTTAATGTCATGGGCTTTGCTGTTGATATTATTGAACACCGCTATCTGGTGGCGGCTGATAAATCCCAGATAGACGCCATTATAAATTGGCAAAAATCAGTTATACCAGCTGCCGGTGTGCACCATAAGCAGGGGGCGCATCCGCTGGCGCTGTTCTGGAAACGCACGGAAAACTTTATTGGCCTTGCCTCCATTATTTTGTTTTTCATGGCAGCTATTGCCATGCAACAGCTAACCCGTGTCCAGATGCGTAAGGAGCTGTTTTTCACTGCGGTATGCCAAAGTTTTGGAGCAAACCGCGCTATGTCTTTGGGGATATCGATGTTGAAGTGGAGCTTGCAATGCCTTTCGATTTTTCCGCTGGTGCTATTGCTGTCTACCTTGTGTCACTGGCTGGCTATTAACCTGTTAAGCGAGACGTTTCCTCAATTGCAATGGCAGCTAAATATCATGTTGTCGTTCACCAGCCTTATTGCGGTGACGGCAGTATTCTTGGTGTTTCAGTTGCCCGTCTGGTTAGCCTTGAAACAATCCGCCATTATGAACCTGATCCACAACAAAACTAAAAAGTTACATCAAGGCACTATGTGGCTTTGCGCGCTGTTGATTCTGTCTGCTGTGGCAATTTATTATTCCGACAATATGCTCTTAACCTTCATGGTGCTGGGTAGCATGGCGGTGAGTATTGCGCTGATTTTAGCGCTAAGCTGGTTATTGCTTACCTCGGGTGAAGCTGTGACCCGTAACTTCTCTGGTTTGATGCCGTTCGCCCTTTACATGATGAAACAGCGCCTGCTGAGTAAATGTACCCAGATATTAGGTGTTGGTTTGTGCGCGTTTTTGTTGTTATTTACCTTGATGTTATTGCGTGATTTCGGCAGCAGTTTGTCATCTTACCAACGCCAGCATGATGGCAACTTGTTAGTGTCGCAAGCGAGCGAAGCGCAGATGCAGGACGTGTTAAAGTGGACGCAAGAACAAGGTATTCAGGTTCGACAAAACAAGCCTTACCTGCATGCCAAACTTATTGAAATCAATGGCCTGGATCTGGACGAGTTTACTCAAACCCCTAGTGAAAGCCTGGCGGTATTAAAACAATCTATCCGTTTGCATTGGACACAGTCGATACCCGAGAACAATCGAATTGTGGCAGGGCAGTGGTGGTCAGCCGACAGCACTGACTGGCAACAGGTTTCGGTAGAAGATGAAGTCCTCACCGACTTAGGTTTAAATATTGGTGATCGTTTGCGTTTAGTCGTCGCTGACAACGCTTATGATTTTACCATAGTGGCCAGTCACGCTTTCAAACCCGGAGCCGGCTCCATTACTTTTTGGGTGCAGATGCCACAGAGTGCCATGGCTCATATTGCGGCACCGCAATACCACATGGCCAGCCTGGAGCTGCAGGAGGCGCAGTTCGAACAGTTATCTGCTCTGTGGCAATTGCACCCTTCGCTGCGCATGGTTTCTCTACAGGAATTGACTGAACGTTTTGACTCAATTCTGAAAATGGTGACACAAGTGGTGGCTACCTTCGCCTCGCTGATATTGCTGCTGTCTGCCATTGTTATTTTGGCCACTATTCATGCACTGGAGGCGGACGAGCGCAAGAAAAATGGGGTGATACAGAGCTTTGGTTTTGCCCGCAATACTTGTTTAAAACTGACATTAATTGAGTGGATAGTGACGGGCAGTATTGCGGCTTGCGGGGCAATACTGGGCACCTGGCTTGCGGGAAGCTTGATTTATCAGTCGCAGTTCTCTATGCCCTGGCAGCCAGATATAAGTTGGTTGCTGTTAACGCTTATGGCCATGGTTGCTTTTGTAGTGAGCCTTGGGCTGATGGCCAGTAAACGCAGTTTGTCCAGTTCTGTCAGGGAGTTAATGTTGGATTAA